A window from Theobroma cacao cultivar B97-61/B2 chromosome 3, Criollo_cocoa_genome_V2, whole genome shotgun sequence encodes these proteins:
- the LOC18604084 gene encoding protein PLANT CADMIUM RESISTANCE 6, which yields MGNPDADHSAYESQQIQTEYELQPQEYEPNQEAAPIPDQYLAATYQNNQQGQQYQAQQMGTVGNDPQTQEHQFQPQQQPPPAQQQPVQYPPPQQPAPAQQQPTQYPPQQQPTQYPPPQPNQAYPPPQPAQYPPQNLQNNPMYQNRPNPNQPAAYPPQPVQYPPKSQPTNQMYSNVSPGVMQPQTVYAPNASPQAFPQPAYLPQQGTGMPLASPHKPGGQPAAVAGIPVAGDGWRSGLFHFMDDPMNALVTAFFPCLTFGQIAEIVDDGHTTCGTSGLLYGAIAFLIGMPCLLSCTYRTKLRNKFGLPEAPGPDWVTHFLCEWCALCQEYRELQHRGWDPSIGWQGTRTCSRRRS from the exons ATGGGAAACCCTGATGCAGACCATTCTGCGTACGAGTCTCAACAGATTCAAACGGAATACGAGCTACAGCCTCAGGAATATGAGCCGAACCAGGAAGCTGCACCGATTCCTGATCAATATTTAGCGGCAACTTATCAGAACAATCAACAGGGGCAGCAGTACCAGGCTCAGCAGATGGGCACAGTTGGAAATGATCCTCAGACCCAGGAACATCAGTTCCAGCCACAGCAGCAGCCACCACCGGCTCAGCAGCAGCCAGTGCAATACCCCCCACCGCAGCAGCCAGCACCAGCTCAGCAGCAGCCAACACAATATCCCCCACAGCAGCAGCCGACACAATACCCTCCACCGCAGCCTAACCAAGCCTATCCTCCGCCCCAGCCGGCACAATACCCACCCCAAAACTTGCAAAACAATCCAATGTATCAAAATAGGCCGAACCCGAACCAGCCTGCAGCATATCCACCACAGCCAGTGCAGTACCCGCCCAAGAGCCAGCCAACCAATCAGATGTACTCAAATGTAAGCCCAGGGGTGATGCAACCTCAGACCGTCTACGCTCCAAACGCTTCACCACAAGCATTTCCTCAACCTGCTTACCTGCCTCAACAGGGTACGGGTATGCCCCTTGCATCACCACATAAACCCGGTGGTCAACCTGCTGCTGTAGCCGGAATCCCAGTTGCTGGAGACGGTTGGAGAAGTGGCCTTTTCCATTTCATGGATGATCCAATGAATG CTCTAGTGACAGCCTTTTTCCCATGCTTGACATTCGGCCAGATCGCTGAAATTGTGGATGATGGCCACACAA CTTGTGGAACCAGTGGACTGCTCTATGGTGCGATCGCCTTCTTAATTGGAATGCCATGCCTATTGTCATGCACCTACCGGACCAAACTAAGAAACAAGTTCGGGCTCCCGGAGGCTCCAGGCCCGGACTGGGTTACTCACTTCCTTTGTGAATGGTGTGCTCTTTGCCAAGAGTACAGGGAGCTTCAACATAGAGGCTGGGATCCTTCTATAG GATGGCAAGGAACCAGAACATGCAGCCGGCGCCGGTCATGA